The Cydia amplana chromosome 19, ilCydAmpl1.1, whole genome shotgun sequence genome includes a window with the following:
- the LOC134657160 gene encoding pupal cuticle protein-like — protein MNPMIVFACLALACGAQASQGWAGPPANIALSQDGRNILDTPEVAQARAAHLSALQQAAQNNPNPQDDGSYDPRWDSEEYWQRAEQPKWNAAPAQQWNAPAHNQWNAAPAHNQWNAAPAWNAAGPAPAPVAETPEVAQARAAHLAALSAAKSAAPAQQWNAAPAHNQWNAAPANQWNSAPAHNQWNAAPAHNQWNGAPSWQGAPQHQAAQVRLANDGSGILDTPEVAAARAAHLAAHQQAAHAAPPQHAPQQHW, from the exons ATGAATCCCATG ATTGTATTCGCTTGCTTGGCGTTGGCGTGCGGAGCTCAGGCTAGCCAGGGCTGGGCTGGTCCCCCGGCCAACATCGCGCTGTCCCAGGATGGCCGCAACATCCTCGACACCCCCGAGGTAGCGCAGGCCCGCGCCGCCCACCTCTCGGCCCTGCAACAGGCCGCCCAGAACAACCCCAACCCCCAGGACGATGGCTCATACGATCCCCGTTGGGACAGCGAAGAGTACTGGCAGCGCGCTGAGCAGCCCAAGTGGAACGCCGCCCCTGCCCAGCAGTGGAACGCCCCAGCCCATAACCAGTGGAACGCTGCCCCGGCTCACAACCAGTGGAACGCCGCTCCCGCCTGGAACGCCGCCGGCCCCGCTCCCGCTCCCGTCGCCGAGACCCCTGAAGTAGCGCAGGCCCGCGCCGCTCACCTCGCCGCCCTGTCCGCCGCCAAGTCCGCCGCCCCCGCCCAGCAGTGGAACGCTGCTCCCGCGCACAACCAGTGGAACGCCGCCCCCGCCAACCAGTGGAACTCCGCCCCCGCCCACAACCAGTGGAACGCCGCCCCCGCCCACAACCAGTGGAACGGTGCTCCCTCCTGGCAAGGTGCCCCCCAACACCAGGCCGCTCAAGTCAGACTGGCCAACGACGGCTCCGGTATCCTGGACACCCCTGAGGtagccgccgcgcgcgccgcccacTTAGCCGCCCACCAGCAggccgctcacgccgcgcccccGCAGCACGCTCCCCAGCAGCACTGGTGA